The window ACAGAGGAATATCGCAACTATTTTACCAACCTAACGGTGGACCAGGCAGTCAAGACCATCCGCAATCGCATTGACCAGTTTGGTGTCGCCGAACCCGATATCCGCAAGCAACAGGGTGGTCGCATCCAGGTGCAGCTCCCGGGGTTGCAGGACCCCGAACGCGCCATAGCCATTATCGGCAAGACTGCGCATCTTGAGTTCAAGATCGTTGACGACAGTATGAGCCCGCAGCAGGCAGCCTCGGGCGTTCTCCCTCCCGGACGCGAACTGGCGACCATGCGCAGAACCTCTGCCGATGGTGGAACAGTCGAAACATCCGTCGTACTCCAGCGTGACGCTGTACTCACCGGAGAGGCCATTACCGATGCCAACGTAAGTTTCGACCAGTTCGGGCAGCCTTATGTCGGCTTGACCTTCAATGCACGCGGCGCACGCGACTTCGAGCGCATCACCGGCGAGAACGTGCGCAAGCAGATGGCTATAGTGCTGGATGGCGTTGTCTACTCGACTCCGGTCATTCAGGAAAAGATAAGCGGCGGCAGAGCTAGCATCTCGGGCAGCTTCACCGAGGCCGAGGCCCACGATCTGGCCGTCGTCCTGCGCGCCGGATCCCTGCCGGCGCCGGTAACGGTCATTGAACAGAGGGTTGTGGGGCCATCCTTGGGGCAGGAATCCATCGATCAGGGCCTCAGGGCAGGTATTATCGGCCTCGTGGTCGTCATGGCCTTCATGGTTTTGTATTATGGCTTGGCCGGCATTGTCGCCGATCTGGTTTTATTGTTCAACTTGGTGCTCATCATGGCTGGCTTGGCCGCTTTTGGCGCTACATTGACCTTGCCTGGCATCGCGGGCATCATTTTGACCATCGGCATGGCCGTGGACGCCAATGTGCTTATCTATGAGCGCATCCGCGAGGAGTTGCGCAACGGAGTCACTCCCAGAGCGGCTATTGCTGAAGGCTTCAGCAGAGCAACATTGACCATTCTTGATGCCAACGTGACAACGGTCATCGCGGCTGTAATCCTCTATGAGTTCGGGACCGGCCCGATCCGCGGCTTCGCCGTGACGCTTATTCTGGGCATCCTGTCCTCCATGTTCACGGCCATTTTCGTTTCTCGGGTCATATTTGACCTGTACACGTCCGGTCGCAAGGAACTGCGGACCCTGAACATCTAGGAGAGAGCGCTCATGGGCTTCCAGATTATCAAGCCGAATACCAATATTAATTTCATTGGCATACGCCGCATTGCCTATATTATCTCCTTGACGGTCATCTTGGCCGGACTCGGCTCACTGCTCGTCAAAGGCGGGCCACAGTATGGCATCGACTTCGCTGGTGGCATGATCGTGCAGATCAAATTTGACCAGCAGGTCGAAGTCGATCAACTCAAGAGCGCCCTTGGCGATACCGACCTGCCTGGGCTTGTGGTTCAAAGCTTCGGTCAAGAAGATGATTACGAGTTCCTGGTCCGTACTTCTGCCTCGGATATCCCCTCGGATACAGTGCGCAAACGTGTGAGCGATGCCTTGTCTTCAGATCTGCCCGGTCTGGGGTTCGAAGTGCAACGGCTGGAGATGGTTGGGCCGAAGGTCGGCTCTGACCTGCGCTCCAAGGCGTTGGAGGCAGTGTTTTACGCCGTGCTGATCATCGCAATTTACATATCTGGCCGCTTCGAGCAACGCTGGTTTGCGGCCATTGCCATGGCTGCGGGACTCGCAACTGGTATCTATTTACTCAAGCTGCTCGGCATACCCATGGCGTGGCTTATTCTTGCCGCCATGTTGATAACCTTGGGTCTTTGCTGGTTCCTCAAGCTCAGTTTCGCGCTCGGCGCAGTGATTGCTCTGGTGCATGACGTGCTCATCACTGTGGGAGTGTTCTCAGTTCTGGGCAAGGAATTCGACCTGACTACAATCGCCGCAGTGCTCACGATTATCGGCTACTCGCTAAATGATACGATCATCGTATTCGACCGGATTCGCGAGAACATGAAGGGCCGCGCGCGCGAAGATTTCGCCGCGACCATTAACGCTAGCATCAACCAGACCTTGAGCCGTACCATACTAACCTCGGGCACCACGCTCCTGGTTATTCTCTGCCTTTGGATGTTTGGTGGCGGCGTGATCCATGACTTCGCTTTGGCTTTGCTCGTGGGTATCGGCACCGGCACGTTCTCTTCCATCTTTGTAGCCGCACCAATTCTTCTCAGTTTTGGTCCCGGTAGTTCTTTGGACGAACGCAAAGAGGTCGAGGCTACCTCGTAGACTAAAAGGCCACAGTGGCCCCAATCTCATCTACAAACCCCATCAGGTGAAGCTGGTGGGGTTTTTTCCGTTGTGTTTATAGTCAGGCGACGAAGAAATCGTACATTTGAGGTTTGCAGCGCCTGACTAGGGCCTGTTAACGCTATATAAGAACAAAAGTTATTATAGCGCGTTACGTTTGAAGCAATTTCTCTGGGCCCTTATCTTCATTCATAAACTGCTTTAGTGTGAACAGGCCCTAGAGCAGATTGCTTTTTAAGACGCCCGCTCCGGCGTTGACGGCGCAAGTGAATTGCGCCTACGCCTACGCGGCGGCAAGCCATGTTGACGCATGGCTTGCAGAGCATTTTCAAAAGCAAAATGCTCTATAATGCGGGAGCAATCATACTTAATCCGAGAAGCACTTCTGACATGGCTTCGGCTCGTTCGACGGAGTGAACAGCACACCGGCTACACCTTGTTTCATCGCCAACCTGCCCGGACAATCGGGACCACCTCCATGCATTTAAAAATAATCTACATGACTGCAATATATGATGTAACCTGTCTAGATGGAAACTCTCGCTGAGCCTGAGCCCGGTGCGATCGTGAAACGCAAGCTGGTTTCATCCACCTGGCTCAGGCTGGCCGTCGTGTTCTGTCTTATTCTCGCTTGCGCAGAATTACGTCTGGGATTGGCGGCAGGTTTTAAGCCTTCAGAGGCTTTGGGTACCTTCTCTGATTTGCCTGAGCGCTTGTCCTGGGAGAAGGATGCTCCTCAAGTTCGTACAATCCGGATCACCTCCACTTCTGACGGTACGCAGCAGCAAGCTTTATTCTATGATCCAGACTCTAAAACCAAGAGACCTCTCTTGGTTGCGTTGCATAGCTGGAGCGACGATTATACCCAGAAAGCCAGCATCCCGTATGCGCTTTGGGCGGTGCAAAACAGATGGGTTTTTATCCATCCCGATTTCAGAGGCGTTAATAATAAACCTCAAGCCACTGCATCTAAGCATGCAATCCAAGACATTATCGATGCTCTGCGTTACGCACAGAACAACGCCAATGTCGATGAATCCAGAATCTATCTCATAGGCTTTTCAGGTGGCGCCATGAGCGCTCTGGTCATGGCTGGGAAATATCCTGAGCTCTGGACGGCCGTATCTGCCTGGGTACCTGTCTATGATCTGAATGATTGGTTTCGCTATAATCAGGAATTCCAGCCTACACGACATTACGTCTCTCATATAACCGCCTCCTGTGGCGGTGTTCCTTCTCCGGGCTCGAAAGCAGCCAAGGATTGCGCACAGCGAAGCCCGTCGGCCTATCTTAAAGAGGCCAGGGGCAAAGGTGTACGAATTCAGATCGCTGTCGGGGTAAATGACGACTATGTGCCGCCTAGCCATTCCCTGCGCGCTTTCAATGATTTGGCCGCAGCAGAAGACGTGTTTTCCAAGGAGGACATGCTTTTTATCGACAAGCAAGGACGGCTTCCCTCCCGTCTCTTGGGCAGTCGCACCGCCGAGGCCGACTCAAGACATGAATGGCCCAAAATCTTTGAAAGAACATCCCAGAATGCAA is drawn from Desulfocurvibacter africanus subsp. africanus DSM 2603 and contains these coding sequences:
- the secF gene encoding protein translocase subunit SecF: MGFQIIKPNTNINFIGIRRIAYIISLTVILAGLGSLLVKGGPQYGIDFAGGMIVQIKFDQQVEVDQLKSALGDTDLPGLVVQSFGQEDDYEFLVRTSASDIPSDTVRKRVSDALSSDLPGLGFEVQRLEMVGPKVGSDLRSKALEAVFYAVLIIAIYISGRFEQRWFAAIAMAAGLATGIYLLKLLGIPMAWLILAAMLITLGLCWFLKLSFALGAVIALVHDVLITVGVFSVLGKEFDLTTIAAVLTIIGYSLNDTIIVFDRIRENMKGRAREDFAATINASINQTLSRTILTSGTTLLVILCLWMFGGGVIHDFALALLVGIGTGTFSSIFVAAPILLSFGPGSSLDERKEVEATS
- a CDS encoding alpha/beta hydrolase family protein → MKRKLVSSTWLRLAVVFCLILACAELRLGLAAGFKPSEALGTFSDLPERLSWEKDAPQVRTIRITSTSDGTQQQALFYDPDSKTKRPLLVALHSWSDDYTQKASIPYALWAVQNRWVFIHPDFRGVNNKPQATASKHAIQDIIDALRYAQNNANVDESRIYLIGFSGGAMSALVMAGKYPELWTAVSAWVPVYDLNDWFRYNQEFQPTRHYVSHITASCGGVPSPGSKAAKDCAQRSPSAYLKEARGKGVRIQIAVGVNDDYVPPSHSLRAFNDLAAAEDVFSKEDMLFIDKQGRLPSRLLGSRTAEADSRHEWPKIFERTSQNATLVLFEGKHDIFYDVGLDWLSQQVGPTIHPGH
- the secD gene encoding protein translocase subunit SecD, producing the protein MKGSLRWRLALSLIAAIIGLVYMMPSIPAVDRAIGSFLPNDRISLGLDLKGGIHLTLDVNVRKALENSLSQSGRDIRDLARDKELAVIKPQVIAGAKLRLALVKSGQQESFESLLKQSFEGLRIESKEPGEDGRIEYVLAPTEEYRNYFTNLTVDQAVKTIRNRIDQFGVAEPDIRKQQGGRIQVQLPGLQDPERAIAIIGKTAHLEFKIVDDSMSPQQAASGVLPPGRELATMRRTSADGGTVETSVVLQRDAVLTGEAITDANVSFDQFGQPYVGLTFNARGARDFERITGENVRKQMAIVLDGVVYSTPVIQEKISGGRASISGSFTEAEAHDLAVVLRAGSLPAPVTVIEQRVVGPSLGQESIDQGLRAGIIGLVVVMAFMVLYYGLAGIVADLVLLFNLVLIMAGLAAFGATLTLPGIAGIILTIGMAVDANVLIYERIREELRNGVTPRAAIAEGFSRATLTILDANVTTVIAAVILYEFGTGPIRGFAVTLILGILSSMFTAIFVSRVIFDLYTSGRKELRTLNI